From a single Sander vitreus isolate 19-12246 chromosome 4, sanVit1, whole genome shotgun sequence genomic region:
- the fezf2 gene encoding fez family zinc finger protein 2 yields the protein MASSASLETVMSCGRTGPSAAPKSLAFSIDRIMSKGSEPRGGGEERPEGRKLLGLCSPIPCMIPLQPFSYDLQAKALMNYSELWRASFRGTFCGSAAAPCKASCGMCAKAEAGVKQPSRVVKPQVIQQAVAVPSGVGGGGGGGGGSLYYLNYLDSAYQQQPELLAGHWFSSPQAHASLSAHHRLLLLENAKLAGVGAEKLPTPQYPHKEHLPGQLDQIVKESHGLSPEKSGKTHSKVSGGSGADGKPKNFTCEVCGKVFNAHYNLTRHMPVHTGARPFVCKVCGKGFRQASTLCRHKIIHTQEKPHKCNQCGKAFNRSSTLNTHVRIHAGYKPFVCEFCGKGFHQKGNYKNHKLTHSGEKQYKCSICNKAFHQVYNLTFHMHTHNDKKPFTCATCGKGFCRNFDLKKHIRKLHDSVFSPATNASREPQS from the exons ATGGCAAGTTCTGCGTCCCTGGAGACGGTGATGTCCTGCGGTAGGACCGGGCCGTCCGCGGCCCCAAAGAGCCTCGCCTTCTCCATAGACCGGATCATGTCCAAGGGCTCGGAGCCGAGGGGCGGCGGAGAGGAGCGGCCGGAGGGGAGGAAGCTGCTGGGGCTCTGCTCCCCGATCCCCTGCATGATCCCGCTGCAGCCCTTCAGCTACGACCTGCAAGCCAAGGCGCTAATGAACTACTCGGAGCTGTGGAGAGCCAGTTTCCGGGGGACTTTCTGCGGCTCTGCGGCCGCTCCTTGCAAAGCCAGCTGCGGCATGTGCGCAAAGGCAGAGGCGGGCGTGAAGCAGCCGAGCCGGGTGGTGAAGCCGCAGGTGATCCAGCAGGCCGTGGCCGTGCCCAGCGGCgtcggcggcggcggcggcggcggcggcggttCGCTCTACTATCTCAACTACCTGGACTCTGCTTACCAGCAGCAGCCGGAGCTGCTGGCCGGACACTGGTTCTCCAGCCCGCAGGCCCACGCTTCTCTGTCGGCGCACCACAGACTCTTGCTGCTGGAGAACGCAAAGCTAGCCGGGGTGGGTGCCGAAAAGCTGCCCACGCCCCAGTACCCGCACAAGGAGCATCTGCCGGGGCAGCTGGACCAGATAGTGAAGGAGAGTCACGGCCTGAGCCCCGAGAAGAGCGGCAAGACACACAGCAAAGTCAGCGGCGGCAGCGGCGCAGACGGAAAACCCAAAAACTTCACGTGTGAAGTGTGTGGAAAG GTTTTTAACGCGCATTACAACCTGACCAGACACATGCCGGTGCACACCGGGGCCCGGCCCTTCGTCTGCAAGGTGTGCGGGAAAGGCTTCCGGCAGGCCAGCACGCTGTGCAGACACAAGATCAtccacacacag GAAAAGCCTCATAAATGTAACCAGTGTGGGAAGGCGTTCAACAGAAGCTCCACGCTCAACACGCACGTGCGGATCCACGCCGGGTACAAGCCTTTCGTCTGTGAGTTCTGCGGGAAAGGTTTCCACCAGAAAG GAAACTACAAGAACCACAAGCTGACGCACAGCGGCGAGAAGCAGTACAAGTGCTCCATCTGCAACAAGGCCTTCCACCAGGTGTACAACCTCACCTtccacatgcacacgcacaacGACAAGAAGCCCTTCACCTGCGCCACCTGTGGCAAGGGCTTCTGCCGCAACTTTGACCTGAAGAAACACATCCGGAAGCTGCACGACAGCGTCTTCTCGCCAGCCACAAACGCCTCCAGAGAGCCGCAGAGCTGA